The Mesorhizobium sp. B1-1-8 genome contains a region encoding:
- a CDS encoding ABC transporter substrate-binding protein yields the protein MRIALRIALAASAALLTLGVAQAQEKTLRIGTEGAYPPFNNLTSDGQLVGFDIDIAKALCDEMKVKCTFVAQDWDGIIPALQAGKFDAIVASMSITPERQEKVDFTHKYYNTPSAIAVAKDSTIKGVTKQDLAGKSIGVATTTTHFNYASKTYTDSTIKGYPSSPEEQADLANGRLDAIEDDIVVLQQWLDSPDGACCKILGQPSPQPVEIFGPGAGIAVRKGETDLVNKLNAAIDAIRKNGKYKEINDKYFKFDVYGAES from the coding sequence ATGCGTATTGCACTGCGTATCGCGCTCGCCGCTTCGGCCGCGCTGCTGACACTTGGCGTTGCCCAGGCTCAGGAAAAGACCCTGAGGATCGGCACCGAAGGCGCGTATCCGCCCTTCAACAACCTGACTTCGGACGGCCAGTTGGTCGGCTTCGACATCGACATCGCCAAGGCCCTTTGCGACGAAATGAAGGTGAAGTGCACCTTTGTCGCGCAGGACTGGGACGGCATCATCCCGGCGCTGCAAGCCGGCAAGTTCGACGCCATCGTCGCCTCCATGTCGATCACGCCTGAGCGTCAGGAGAAGGTCGACTTCACCCACAAATACTATAACACCCCCTCGGCGATCGCCGTCGCCAAGGATTCGACCATCAAGGGCGTGACCAAGCAGGATCTTGCCGGCAAATCGATCGGCGTCGCCACCACGACCACCCATTTCAACTATGCCTCCAAGACCTACACCGACAGCACGATCAAGGGCTATCCGAGCAGCCCCGAGGAGCAGGCCGACCTCGCCAACGGTCGTCTGGACGCCATCGAGGACGATATCGTCGTGCTGCAGCAGTGGCTGGATTCGCCTGACGGCGCCTGCTGCAAGATCCTCGGCCAGCCCTCGCCGCAGCCGGTCGAGATTTTCGGACCAGGCGCCGGCATCGCCGTGCGCAAGGGCGAGACCGATCTGGTCAACAAGCTGAATGCCGCGATCGACGCCATCCGCAAAAACGGGAAGTATAAGGAAATCAACGACAAGTACTTCAAGTTCGACGTCTACGGCGCCGAATCCTGA